Part of the Urocitellus parryii isolate mUroPar1 unplaced genomic scaffold, mUroPar1.hap1 Scaffold_61, whole genome shotgun sequence genome is shown below.
TTTACTAATGAGAAAACTAAAGagtaaagaaattaacaaatttaacCCTAATTTACAATTAAATAGCAGTAGGGTTATAAActgtcttctaaaaatattttactttgtttcctaGTTAGAATATGAAGTAAAGGGGCATAGGATTAATTTTCATATACTTACCttttcttgccaagttgcttctACATTTTAGCCATAGGgacaatttaaatattcaaaactgaGTATCAATCATCTTTAAGCAAAATGGAAAGTGTTTTCAATACTTCAAAGTAGAAGAATAACAAAAGTGAGTTTCCATTGCACGTTGGTTTGTAATAATTATTTGTGATTACAATAAATACTCTGAACTTTTGGGCTATGCCATGTGTAGCACATATTCTATGCCATATGTAGTAACCAGCTCTACTCATCATTTGATTTTCCCTGATGCTTTCCATTACTTAAATACTCTTAAATCCATGAGGCTCAGAAAACAATACTCCAAAGTATGATGCTTTGTCATGCTTAGTAATTTGTGAACTAGAGGGCCCTGGAAGAAGTGGTCTCTgacttttttcctatatttctttCCCTGCTTGCTGCTCTCTTCCTGGCAGGTTATTCAAAGTAGAACTTGCTTTTCTCAATGCAGCTCATAGAAACATAGAACATAGAACAGCTTTTCCTCAATTACAGAATGCAGATATATTTTCAAACTCTCTCATCCTTTTCTGCTCAGGAGCAggccataaagaaattctctgatcTGTTTTGTCTGATAGTAGGTCAAAAGACCCTTAAGTCTAGAAGGGGTCTTGTCCTTAAGCCCAAGGAAAGAATGCCATATAGAGAAGCCAAGATAACATACAGGTCTTTCCAGGCTATAACCAATAGGTCATATACTTTTCATGAAATCATAATTCTACAGGGATGTCCATTCCTCCCATCTAGTCATAAACacaggtttcactgagtttttcattttaatttccaaaggCTCTTGTTTTACCTAAAATTTAGATTGGATAAAGTTGCCATGCTTTTTTCTTGTTAGCCTGTCTTTAATTATAGAAGTATTGACCATGACCTTTATGATGGGTGAAAAAAGAGGTCACACTTTTTGCCTCTATAGTTTTTATCAGGTACAAAGTTATCCTCTTCACTACTTAGTAGGCCAAAGTGTTATTCatgaacaaaatgcaaaaaaatgtgATCTTAAAACGTTTTGTTATTAATCTCTTTTTCCTGACCACTACAAAAACCATGATGAAAACCAAAATGATTCCACTTGGGTGTTTTTGATGTACAACTAACTTACAATTTCTTAAAAGCTGTTAAACAGttaaaatgatacaaattagCTACACATTGGTTAACCTCtaatattaatgcaataataatgaaaaatgcttAGATGAACTAATCTTTACgttattttaaaagatcagttacataaagtaaaaaattaaataaataaaaccttacaAAGGATAACCAAATCTAGATATTAAAATAGGAAAGCTATACATCTCTTACAgacacatataaaattttaacacaCTTCAAATAATAGTCATGGGAAGCTTTTAGATCATTTTTAATGGACTACTTTTATTTACCAGTTCTAAGGATTACCTATAggaatatacttaaaaattctCTGGGGTGAAACAAATCAGTTTATATTAAATGTATGCGGACTAAGCCAGGGGCAGACAAGAATTTCTAAATCATaaatatcttcttcttctttataaaaaggTAGTACTTCGTGGGATATCCATTGAATACctatttataaaaacacacactCAAAAGTATTGGCCACACAAGAAATAATAACTGGCGGCTTTAGTGGATTCAAGAAAGAACATCAAATTCGACCAACTCAAGAAGCATTATTCAGCCCTCAAAGAATCATtattgagaaacaaaaaatacaCTTAGAAAGGTTCATGAATTAGGAAGAGCTTCCAGGAACCAGTTCTTGCTGATTCAAAACCTGCGCTTCTGTTGCAGGGCCTCTTCCAGTGGaaccagcagggcccagaagcAGGTGCCCACACACATGGGGGCTCCAGAGCCCAGACACTGGCAGGACCCCGCGGGCAGAGGCAGGGCGCCACCGGAAGTGTCAGGTGGTGGGCTGGAGGCACTGAGCTCAGTGGTCCAGCAGTGTAGGGTGGGGAAGCAGCAAGCGCGGAAGGAGGGGCGCTCAGGAGGCCCCGCCTCTCCCGGTTGAGGCCGGAGGCTACAGCCAGGGCCCTGGGGGCGCCGGGTCCTGGGCACAGAGGCCAGAGTCGGGCTCCTGCACAGGCGGCTCCTCCTTGTCCACACGCGGGCACGGCCCTTGCTGTTCGAGGGGCAGCTGCAGCAGGGCCCTGCGGCACATGGCCTCCAGCTTCTCCAGCCGGGCCCTCAaggccctggggctgcctggTTCATCCTCACGGCGACCATCTCTCTCCCTCCGGTTCGTGCCAGCCTCCGGGGGACCCAGGGCCGCCTCTGCGGCCATCCGGTCGCCGCCCTCCCCCTGGAGCCGCAAAGCCTGACGGAAGAGGCTGCGGTTCTCGCGCTTCAGCCGCCGGTTCTCTAGCCGCAGCCGGGCATTCGCCTCGCGCAGCCTCGCGTTCTGCTGGTCCCGCTCGTCCCGCGCGCGGATGGCCTCCAGGTGGCTCGCTGCCAGGTCCGCGAAACGCTCCTCCAGCTGCTGTCGGGCGCCACCCGCACAGCCTCGCCAACCCCCGTCGCCTCCGCCGCGCTGCGGAACCCAGCCCGGGCGGCCTGGCCCATCTGTGTCCCCGCAGCCACAGCTCCCGCGCCGGGTGGCGCCACCACGCATGCGCCACATCCGTCCGATCCTAACCGCGCTGCCAGCGCCAAGGGCCCAGGGGCCGAGCGCCAAGGCGCGGACCAGTTCGGGACCGGCGGGGCGGTCCAGCGACAGCTGGCTTGTGGCCAGAAGAGGCCGGGAATTTGCCCGGGTTGAGGCGTGTCCTGTTTCCCGCGGCGGAGTTACCCCCCTGGGCCTGCTATCTCTGGGCTCAGCTCACACACAATGCCCTGGGGGAGCTCTTTCTGCTCATCCCTCTGGCCAGGCGGGGAAAAGCGAGTATCCTCTGCTGGGCGCTTCCCTGCAGGCCTGGGCACTGCAGGAACAAGACGGCCTCGTCCAGTCCTGCTCTCCAGCTCAACCACCATTGGTTACTTTGCTTTTTATATGGcagtctcaaaatcaaaactactactTCTAGTAATAAGTAATGGGACAGAATTATGAGGCAAACTGAAAAGctgtcattatttcatttaaaacttaGCGGTTAAACCCATCTCTGTGCTTAATAGAACATTCAACGGAATGGGCCTGAGCACTTGTCTTGAGACTCTGGAGCAAGGAGAGGTAGCACTCCAGATCATACAGACAATTACAAGTTCTGAACAACCAGAAAATCCACTTTgtaaattgttttcaattttatggaGTTAAGGGGATCATTGGTTTATTTGCTCAAGCCAGTCCCTTAAACCTATGAAACTTAAGATGTGCCCCTTTCATTGAAGAAACTGAATATTTGACAAGTTTCAAAATTTCTGGGGAGAAGTGCATAACAAGTGAATaagtttccttgtttttaatAATGTTCACCCACAGTGTATTTCTACTATTGTAAAGTAAGAATTAGGTACTGGTGCTGGAATATCTTTGGGGAGACGGGGAAAAGAATTACATTTTAACAAGGTCCTAGGTAATTCTTAGGTTTAATAAAATCTCCAAAACACTGgaacaagtaaatgaataatacacaagaggagctggggttgtggctcagtggtaatgcgtttgcctagcatgcacgacgcactgggttccattctcactcagcaccacatacaaataaataaaataaaggtccatcaacaactaaaaaaaagaacacatgagAACCCTGGTTCATAGATATGCATTTTTGTATGAATGGTACAAATAAAATTGTGACTAGGAGAAAATACAGttattcaaaatttttgttttatcaagtAAGATCCTAAAATACCTCAAACTGTTACAATCATTTcatgaaataagaaaggaagatgtaatctcagaatttaaaataatgtaagtgTAGTTTTATGGGAGATCATGCCATTCTCAGTTTCCATTAAAAGCAGACATTTTAAACCTTGTTGCAGACAGTAACTGCCTTCTCCGTGGCCTGTGGAACCAAGAATATGTTCTTTTGGTGTATATAGAAAATGCAGGAGAAAACATTTGTATTAAGG
Proteins encoded:
- the LOC144252849 gene encoding tumor suppressor candidate gene 1 protein-like, which gives rise to MWRMRGGATRRGSCGCGDTDGPGRPGWVPQRGGGDGGWRGCAGGARQQLEERFADLAASHLEAIRARDERDQQNARLREANARLRLENRRLKRENRSLFRQALRLQGEGGDRMAAEAALGPPEAGTNRRERDGRREDEPGSPRALRARLEKLEAMCRRALLQLPLEQQGPCPRVDKEEPPVQEPDSGLCAQDPAPPGPWL